In one Sphingomonas sanguinis genomic region, the following are encoded:
- a CDS encoding glycosyltransferase family 39 protein, with protein sequence MSSTPWRTSDGSMSGAGWARVTVIVATILGAVLRLFRLGSQSLWMDEVSSLRNARAFGQGGLDALARADQVAPLHSITLWLSTVISGDTEVALRMPSVIAGVVLIPVMYLLGCRLLQSRWTGAIAALLVAISPYAIWYSQEARMYALLLLCTALAAYLAWPVTERPLRKWELAAITFVTAIGFGMHHYMILMCGAFGLFLLLRGQALKPRAWAWLATQVIAFLLFAGWLYLTRDRLGNVAGTEKPAFALWIPYTFFTYIAGFSFGPSTRDIQEAGRGAGRVVLSHAPAIAALGVSCAVLGLAGVRHLWRHPERRAVGLWLLTWLIAPILLAVIATRVTNIRYNVRYVIVCYPALMLLFAVGIRQALGALASAPSDRRRRIGAIVVAAAGLVLTVCLIASDGQLYANPHYAKEDGRSLAQALRRLPADTVIVSDNNRVVKVLRYYHGRLPGDDIQVDYRTPRLSAERVWENFTEIPPERRCDVALIEYRSWETDPTGLLRRNMRATLRTVAQEAFPGVSVTRFRCAGSPGGQG encoded by the coding sequence ATGTCCAGCACGCCGTGGCGCACGTCCGACGGGTCCATGAGCGGTGCGGGCTGGGCACGGGTGACGGTCATCGTCGCGACGATCCTGGGCGCGGTGCTGCGACTGTTCCGGCTGGGCAGCCAGTCGCTGTGGATGGACGAGGTGTCCTCGCTCCGCAACGCCCGCGCGTTCGGGCAGGGCGGTCTGGACGCGCTGGCACGGGCCGATCAGGTCGCGCCGCTCCATTCGATCACTCTCTGGCTGTCGACCGTCATCTCGGGCGATACGGAGGTCGCACTGCGGATGCCCTCGGTCATCGCGGGCGTGGTGCTGATCCCGGTCATGTATCTCCTGGGATGCCGGTTGCTCCAGTCACGCTGGACCGGCGCGATCGCCGCCTTGCTGGTCGCCATCTCGCCCTATGCCATCTGGTATTCGCAGGAGGCACGTATGTACGCGCTGCTCCTGCTGTGCACCGCGCTGGCCGCCTATCTGGCATGGCCCGTGACCGAGCGGCCGCTGCGCAAATGGGAGCTGGCGGCGATTACCTTCGTGACCGCAATCGGTTTCGGGATGCATCATTACATGATCCTGATGTGCGGGGCGTTCGGGCTGTTCCTGCTCCTGCGCGGCCAGGCCCTGAAGCCGCGCGCCTGGGCGTGGCTGGCGACGCAGGTGATCGCGTTCCTACTGTTCGCGGGATGGCTCTATCTGACCCGCGACCGGCTGGGCAATGTCGCCGGGACCGAGAAGCCCGCCTTTGCCCTTTGGATCCCCTATACTTTCTTCACCTATATCGCCGGGTTCAGTTTCGGTCCGTCGACGCGTGACATTCAGGAAGCGGGGCGCGGAGCAGGGCGGGTCGTGCTGTCCCATGCGCCCGCCATCGCCGCGCTGGGGGTGAGCTGCGCGGTGCTGGGCCTGGCGGGCGTGCGGCATCTGTGGCGCCACCCCGAGCGCCGGGCGGTCGGGCTGTGGCTGCTGACCTGGCTGATCGCGCCGATCCTGCTGGCGGTCATCGCGACGCGCGTCACCAATATCCGCTATAATGTGCGTTACGTGATCGTCTGCTATCCGGCGCTGATGCTGCTGTTCGCCGTCGGCATCCGGCAGGCGCTGGGCGCGTTGGCGAGTGCGCCGAGCGATCGTCGGCGGAGGATCGGCGCGATCGTGGTCGCAGCGGCCGGACTGGTCCTGACCGTCTGCCTCATCGCATCCGACGGACAGCTTTACGCCAATCCCCATTATGCCAAGGAGGATGGGCGCTCGCTTGCCCAAGCGCTGAGGCGCCTGCCCGCCGACACGGTGATCGTGAGCGACAACAACCGGGTCGTGAAGGTGCTGCGCTATTACCATGGCCGCCTGCCGGGCGACGACATCCAGGTCGATTACCGGACCCCGCGACTGTCGGCCGAGCGCGTGTGGGAGAATTTCACCGAGATCCCGCCCGAGCGCCGCTGCGACGTGGCCCTGATCGAGTATCGGTCATGGGAGACGGACCCGACGGGCCTGCTCCGCCGCAATATGCGGGCGACCCTGCGGACGGTGGCGCAGGAGGCGTTCCCCGGCGTCTCCGTCACGCGTTTCCGTTGCGCGGGATCGCCGGGCGGCCAGGGTTAG
- a CDS encoding PilZ domain-containing protein, whose protein sequence is MIARLYGQTRGAQRHAVEIDATLRGPDREAVDIVIEDLSASGFCIPSVSTIEPGTRFSIGFPGLGIRSATAVRDASGRYGCKFEEQLSESELMTALSAEPLEPLALRPGQPVPVTLTRPPEPLRTGLPIAVQATLAIIAAAAGWWLLR, encoded by the coding sequence ATGATCGCACGTTTGTACGGACAGACGCGAGGCGCGCAGCGTCATGCGGTGGAGATCGACGCGACCCTGCGCGGTCCGGACCGCGAGGCGGTGGACATCGTGATCGAGGATCTGTCCGCCAGCGGCTTCTGCATCCCCAGCGTGTCCACCATCGAGCCGGGCACGCGGTTCAGCATCGGCTTTCCGGGACTCGGCATCCGGTCCGCGACCGCCGTTCGCGACGCGAGCGGGCGCTATGGCTGCAAGTTCGAGGAACAGCTGAGCGAATCCGAGCTGATGACCGCGCTGTCCGCCGAGCCGCTGGAGCCGCTCGCGCTGCGACCGGGACAGCCGGTGCCGGTAACGCTTACCCGGCCCCCCGAACCTTTACGAACCGGATTGCCGATCGCGGTTCAGGCCACCCTGGCGATTATCGCCGCCGCGGCCGGATGGTGGCTGCTGCGTTAA
- a CDS encoding O-antigen ligase family protein yields the protein MRSFGISGSSGTDVTGSPTNRSGEAAPSPGLGGLGLGGLGLGDWAMHILVFMGLNWVLLFSNLAGMFMPGLGAVGHQGGYVVALALALYGVATAGRLSPAPLPPVTIIIALLWCWVSVSWAIDADTAVRKLMLTSCVIVTAFAVVPQIGYERAVAILRQQMLVALVLSYLLVLLWPTMGIQSRLGTFDEVGGWRGIMVDKNSCGAFCAAMALLFLFDAGKLKPLLRWGAFLAAIVFLIETRSKTAMGILVAIMPIGFLVLRYNPAFRLLLVPVAVCGAIFVFLAWNRLLLPFERALYDPEAFTGRGMIWKTLVGYIRDHWLLGAGYGSFWGIGPRSPVFIYTDLTWVQALFVGHNGYLDVWSQVGLPGLLLVLLAVFVVPFLRMFKSRTLAPSRRALLCALMLFILGDNVTESTLFDRDTLLNIFAMIVIALIGAGERDGRPAITMRGRSLRSGTVRASHALRGNLQANRAAIMSGIDATPDQAKSGENR from the coding sequence ATGCGGTCTTTCGGCATATCGGGGTCGAGCGGGACGGATGTGACCGGCTCGCCGACCAACCGCTCGGGTGAGGCCGCGCCGTCGCCTGGGCTTGGCGGCCTGGGGCTTGGCGGCCTGGGACTCGGCGATTGGGCCATGCACATCTTGGTGTTCATGGGGCTGAACTGGGTTCTCCTCTTCTCCAATCTTGCGGGCATGTTCATGCCCGGCCTCGGCGCGGTGGGGCATCAGGGGGGCTATGTGGTCGCGCTGGCGCTGGCGCTTTATGGCGTGGCGACCGCCGGGCGCCTGTCCCCCGCACCGTTGCCGCCGGTCACGATCATTATCGCCTTGCTGTGGTGCTGGGTGAGCGTGTCCTGGGCGATCGACGCGGACACGGCGGTTCGCAAGCTTATGCTTACCTCCTGCGTGATCGTTACCGCTTTCGCCGTGGTGCCACAGATCGGCTATGAACGCGCGGTTGCGATCCTGCGCCAGCAGATGCTGGTGGCGCTGGTCTTGAGCTATCTGCTGGTCCTGCTCTGGCCGACAATGGGTATCCAGTCACGGCTGGGCACCTTCGACGAGGTTGGCGGCTGGCGTGGCATCATGGTCGACAAGAACAGTTGCGGCGCCTTTTGCGCGGCGATGGCGCTGCTGTTCCTGTTCGATGCAGGCAAGCTGAAGCCGCTGCTGCGCTGGGGCGCGTTTCTCGCCGCAATCGTGTTTCTGATCGAGACCCGGTCCAAGACCGCGATGGGAATCCTAGTCGCGATCATGCCGATCGGCTTTCTGGTCCTGCGCTACAATCCCGCCTTCCGCCTGTTGCTGGTCCCGGTCGCAGTTTGTGGGGCGATCTTCGTCTTCCTCGCCTGGAACCGGTTGCTGCTTCCGTTCGAGCGGGCGCTCTACGATCCAGAGGCCTTTACGGGTCGTGGAATGATCTGGAAGACGCTGGTCGGCTATATCCGCGACCACTGGCTGCTGGGGGCGGGATACGGCTCTTTCTGGGGCATCGGTCCGCGCAGCCCGGTCTTCATTTACACCGATCTCACCTGGGTCCAGGCGCTGTTCGTCGGGCATAACGGCTATCTGGATGTCTGGAGCCAGGTCGGTCTCCCTGGCCTGCTGCTGGTGTTGCTGGCGGTCTTCGTCGTGCCGTTCTTGCGGATGTTCAAAAGCCGGACGCTGGCGCCGTCGCGTCGGGCGCTGCTGTGCGCGTTGATGCTCTTCATCCTGGGCGACAATGTGACTGAATCGACCCTGTTCGATCGCGATACGCTGCTCAACATCTTCGCGATGATCGTCATCGCCCTGATCGGAGCGGGTGAACGGGACGGGCGTCCGGCGATAACGATGCGTGGCCGGTCGCTCCGCTCCGGGACAGTGCGGGCGTCGCACGCGTTGCGCGGGAATCTCCAAGCGAATAGAGCCGCTATCATGTCCGGCATCGATGCGACGCCGGATCAGGCGAAGTCCGGGGAGAACAGGTGA
- a CDS encoding O-antigen ligase family protein: protein MLALLPSAGIFWGGLDSFAGQDVVGLAYGLMLALALYALAPSPRFWRATGPVLALMVAALVWLMAVSLGWLGNRPIASDIAPPGLVGLGGLIAALLCGALLGYRRVDLARIADGMLVLGSLSVLWALSIGGDIASPAGMEMGEGRFLGTLANANASATVFVGLAGLALARALRSGASSRTRTSAWEQLRTVAYGIVVLLMLGATLLTGSRNGSVIGALVVGLMVWRGLGGRASLRVVGPMLAVILLLVILLFSGVVFERFQQLPAEASVRLTIWRHSAAIVANSPLTGYGIGSFSLASAHALDDVRQAQTLWMVNSPHNIVLRLLIDGGWPYLLLVTAALLGIAATVVRHARRYGLDIVEWGFVGAVSAAIASSQVDLALEFPAIAAGTMTWIGLLWGRAIGARTA, encoded by the coding sequence ATGCTTGCACTGCTGCCCTCGGCGGGGATTTTCTGGGGCGGCCTCGATTCCTTTGCGGGGCAGGATGTCGTCGGCCTGGCTTATGGCCTGATGCTGGCGCTCGCGCTCTATGCGCTGGCTCCCTCGCCGCGTTTCTGGCGGGCGACAGGGCCGGTCCTGGCGCTGATGGTCGCCGCGTTGGTCTGGCTCATGGCGGTCAGCCTGGGCTGGCTCGGCAACCGTCCGATCGCGTCCGACATTGCCCCGCCGGGACTGGTCGGTCTTGGCGGGTTGATCGCCGCGCTGCTGTGCGGCGCGCTGCTCGGTTATCGCCGGGTCGATCTGGCGCGCATCGCCGACGGCATGCTGGTTCTGGGCAGCCTGTCGGTGCTTTGGGCGCTGAGCATCGGCGGCGACATCGCCTCCCCCGCAGGGATGGAGATGGGCGAGGGACGCTTTCTGGGCACCCTGGCCAATGCCAATGCATCGGCGACGGTCTTTGTCGGTCTGGCGGGGCTGGCGCTGGCCCGCGCCTTGCGGAGCGGTGCCTCCTCCCGGACGCGCACCTCGGCATGGGAGCAATTGCGCACCGTCGCCTATGGGATCGTAGTGCTGCTGATGCTGGGCGCGACGCTGTTGACTGGATCGCGCAATGGGTCGGTGATCGGCGCGCTGGTCGTCGGGCTCATGGTCTGGCGAGGGCTGGGAGGACGCGCGTCGCTTCGGGTGGTGGGGCCGATGCTGGCGGTCATCCTCCTGCTCGTCATACTGCTGTTTTCCGGCGTGGTGTTCGAGCGTTTTCAGCAGCTTCCCGCTGAGGCGTCGGTTCGCCTGACGATCTGGCGGCATAGCGCCGCGATCGTCGCGAACAGCCCGCTGACGGGCTATGGTATCGGGTCGTTCAGCTTGGCCAGCGCCCACGCCCTCGACGATGTGCGGCAGGCGCAGACCCTGTGGATGGTCAACTCGCCGCACAATATCGTGCTTCGCCTGCTGATCGATGGCGGCTGGCCCTATCTGCTGCTCGTCACCGCCGCGCTGCTCGGGATTGCGGCAACGGTGGTTCGACACGCCCGGCGGTATGGGCTCGACATCGTGGAATGGGGATTTGTCGGGGCTGTCAGCGCCGCCATCGCCTCGTCGCAGGTCGATCTGGCGCTGGAGTTTCCTGCCATCGCCGCCGGGACGATGACATGGATCGGCCTGCTATGGGGCCGTGCGATCGGCGCGCGCACCGCGTAG
- a CDS encoding GumC family protein: MATTTTDREARLSELVHSLMAMLRRRWLTLALVTAIVAGLAITAIMLMPPKYQATASIRIDPSRSPVGKAADNQASLGSEAIETEVSVLNSPDLAREVVKRLNLQADPEFAKGLDSNEKVAQTAEMRLSRVTDKVMRGLKVGRDKLTYVIDISFKSRDAAKSADIANAFAETYIATRVNGRIGTATQQADFYRQQLAEAGRALQAAQERVAQYRASTGIVENNVGGTINDQQIAPLSTQLATAEANAAEARSNLNAARRQVAGGGIDSVSAVRNSPVIADLRRQLAEVERSRGEIETRYGPKHPETIKVRDQIAALNQQIRAEASRAVASLQAEADAANAQVASLRSSLRVLKSQQASDTRASATIASYDQDVLSKKAAYDRLAQAADEASQSQRNSIAQAEIVDRAQTPTAPAPPSKSVLAAMALIVAFALGLAAAIVQEMLSSGLRSVADIEDRLGLPMLATLPRVGGRRGTTPAGMLITNPTSMYAEAFRNARASILGVKSRPAPRVVAITSALPDEGKSTAALSLARVSALAGTPTLLVECDVRRAQLRRMVGLNVQQGMVEVMRGQLAPASAIVADEVAGLDLLPVAEPFFSAEDLFGDGRLTRMLAGLRDRYGLIVLDLPPVLGLADARTVAAQADMVVLAVRWGATPERAAEQAVTALQADGTQLGGAIFTMVDPRSDAIGGMFYSGKYAAYYTPAA, translated from the coding sequence ATGGCCACCACGACAACCGACCGGGAAGCGCGACTTTCCGAACTGGTCCATTCGCTGATGGCGATGCTGCGGCGGCGCTGGCTGACCCTGGCGCTGGTGACGGCAATCGTCGCCGGGCTGGCGATCACGGCGATCATGCTGATGCCCCCGAAATATCAGGCGACGGCCAGCATTCGCATCGACCCGAGCCGCAGCCCCGTCGGCAAGGCCGCCGATAATCAGGCGTCGCTGGGCTCCGAAGCGATCGAGACCGAAGTGTCGGTCCTGAATTCGCCCGACCTGGCGCGTGAGGTGGTCAAGCGCCTGAACCTCCAGGCTGATCCTGAATTCGCCAAGGGCCTGGATTCCAACGAAAAGGTCGCGCAGACGGCGGAGATGCGGCTGAGCCGCGTCACCGATAAGGTGATGCGTGGGCTGAAGGTCGGCCGCGACAAGCTGACCTATGTCATCGACATCAGCTTCAAGTCGCGCGACGCGGCCAAGTCGGCGGACATCGCCAATGCCTTTGCCGAAACCTATATCGCGACGCGGGTGAACGGCCGCATCGGCACAGCGACCCAGCAGGCGGACTTCTATCGCCAGCAGCTCGCCGAGGCGGGCAGGGCGCTGCAGGCCGCGCAGGAGCGGGTGGCCCAGTATCGCGCTTCGACCGGCATCGTCGAGAACAATGTCGGCGGCACCATCAACGACCAGCAGATCGCGCCGCTGTCGACCCAGCTCGCCACGGCCGAGGCAAATGCGGCCGAAGCGCGTTCCAACCTGAACGCCGCGCGCCGTCAGGTCGCGGGCGGCGGCATCGACTCAGTGTCGGCGGTGCGCAACTCGCCGGTGATCGCGGACTTGCGCCGCCAGCTCGCCGAAGTGGAGCGCAGCCGGGGTGAGATCGAAACCCGCTATGGTCCCAAGCATCCCGAGACGATCAAGGTTCGCGACCAGATCGCCGCGCTCAACCAGCAGATCCGCGCCGAAGCCTCGCGCGCCGTCGCCTCGCTCCAGGCGGAAGCCGACGCCGCCAACGCCCAGGTCGCCAGCCTGCGCTCCAGCCTGCGCGTGCTGAAGTCGCAGCAGGCCAGCGATACGCGCGCCTCGGCGACGATCGCCAGCTACGACCAGGACGTGCTGAGCAAGAAGGCCGCCTATGACCGTCTCGCCCAGGCGGCGGACGAGGCCAGCCAGTCGCAGCGCAACTCGATCGCGCAGGCCGAGATCGTTGACCGCGCGCAGACCCCGACCGCGCCCGCCCCGCCGAGCAAGTCGGTTCTGGCGGCGATGGCACTGATCGTCGCGTTCGCGCTGGGTCTTGCCGCCGCGATCGTTCAGGAAATGCTGAGCAGCGGCCTGCGCAGCGTCGCGGATATCGAGGATCGCCTCGGCCTGCCGATGCTGGCGACGCTGCCCCGCGTCGGCGGTCGTCGTGGCACGACCCCGGCGGGCATGCTCATCACCAACCCGACCTCGATGTATGCCGAGGCGTTCCGCAACGCCCGCGCCTCGATCCTGGGTGTGAAGTCGCGACCCGCCCCGCGCGTCGTCGCCATTACCTCGGCGCTGCCCGATGAGGGGAAGAGCACCGCGGCCCTGTCGCTGGCGCGCGTCTCGGCGCTGGCCGGTACCCCGACCCTGCTGGTCGAGTGCGACGTGCGCCGCGCCCAGTTGCGCCGCATGGTCGGCTTGAATGTCCAGCAGGGCATGGTCGAGGTCATGCGCGGCCAGCTGGCGCCGGCATCGGCGATCGTCGCCGACGAAGTGGCGGGCCTCGACCTGCTGCCGGTGGCCGAGCCGTTCTTCAGCGCCGAGGACCTGTTCGGTGACGGCCGTCTGACCCGGATGCTTGCGGGGCTGCGCGACCGCTATGGCCTGATCGTGCTCGACCTTCCGCCGGTACTGGGTCTGGCCGATGCGCGGACCGTTGCGGCGCAGGCGGACATGGTGGTTCTCGCGGTTCGCTGGGGCGCCACGCCCGAGCGCGCGGCCGAGCAGGCGGTCACCGCGTTGCAGGCCGATGGCACCCAGTTGGGCGGCGCGATCTTCACCATGGTCGACCCGCGCTCCGACGCGATCGGCGGCATGTTCTATTCGGGCAAATATGCGGCCTATTACACCCCGGCGGCCTGA
- a CDS encoding outer membrane beta-barrel protein — translation MWTRRIAVASATLWTGALGAVPAAAQDNSTLLQPAVPVDYDRGRNVSVLQRPRPDYDPLGIRRGSVMIYPRIDLGLGASDNVFLSSANKQGDGFVSFAPSVRAETDWSRHEVRLSAGGRFRRYFDNGLRNVDEWNVGGLGRLDLGTDFSLTAEGQAARTQEDPFNGATDANVAALSRYRRNLAGLRGEYRHGHVRTVLSYDYQDFNFAPINLGNGTTFSQANRDRSLSRVAGQFEYAFSPSLAAYTQVSYLRTDYSTQISPGVPNRDSDGYRAIAGFSLDVSGFYRGIIGIGYTRRDFISPLYKDVGGLSAEAQAEYFPSDFTTFTLNLRRTIEDSNIGILSAYFDNRASLKVDHELRRNLIVSAGGEYAKQDYIGTSTIDDIWRARVGARYLASRLVSLQGELSHGNRRRSGVPNGFTINETAGIVSLILQR, via the coding sequence TTGTGGACGCGTCGTATCGCGGTGGCGTCGGCAACGCTGTGGACCGGCGCGCTCGGCGCTGTTCCGGCGGCGGCGCAGGACAACAGCACGCTGCTGCAACCCGCGGTTCCGGTCGACTATGATCGCGGCCGCAATGTCAGCGTGCTTCAGCGCCCGCGCCCGGATTACGATCCCCTGGGCATTCGTCGCGGATCGGTGATGATCTATCCGCGTATCGACCTGGGCCTGGGCGCATCGGACAACGTGTTCCTGTCGAGCGCCAACAAGCAGGGCGACGGCTTCGTATCGTTCGCGCCGTCGGTCCGCGCCGAAACCGATTGGAGCCGCCATGAGGTGCGCCTGTCGGCGGGCGGGCGTTTCCGCCGCTATTTCGACAATGGCCTGCGCAATGTCGACGAGTGGAATGTGGGCGGGCTGGGGCGCCTCGACCTGGGTACCGACTTTTCGCTGACGGCGGAGGGACAGGCCGCGCGGACGCAGGAGGACCCGTTCAACGGCGCCACCGACGCCAATGTCGCTGCGCTGTCGCGCTATCGCCGCAATCTGGCGGGCCTGCGCGGCGAATATCGCCACGGCCATGTCCGCACGGTGCTGTCCTACGACTATCAGGATTTCAATTTCGCGCCGATCAACCTCGGCAACGGCACCACGTTCAGCCAGGCCAATCGCGACCGAAGCCTCAGCCGAGTGGCGGGCCAGTTCGAATATGCCTTCTCGCCCAGCCTGGCCGCCTATACCCAGGTCAGCTACCTTCGCACCGATTATTCGACGCAGATTTCGCCGGGCGTGCCCAACCGCGATTCCGACGGCTATCGCGCCATCGCCGGGTTCAGCCTGGACGTGTCGGGCTTTTATCGCGGCATCATCGGCATCGGCTATACGCGGCGCGATTTCATATCGCCGCTCTACAAGGATGTCGGCGGGCTTTCGGCCGAGGCGCAGGCGGAATATTTCCCCAGCGACTTCACGACCTTCACGCTGAACCTGCGCCGCACCATCGAGGATTCGAACATCGGCATCCTCAGCGCCTATTTCGACAACCGGGCGTCGTTGAAGGTCGATCACGAATTGCGGCGCAATCTGATCGTCTCGGCGGGCGGGGAATATGCCAAGCAGGACTATATCGGCACCTCGACGATCGACGATATCTGGCGTGCTCGTGTCGGCGCCCGCTATCTCGCGTCGCGGCTGGTTAGCCTGCAGGGCGAACTCAGCCACGGCAACCGCCGCCGGTCCGGCGTGCCCAACGGCTTCACCATTAACGAAACGGCGGGCATCGTCTCGCTGATCCTGCAGCGCTGA
- a CDS encoding WecB/TagA/CpsF family glycosyltransferase: MEATSTLPTLRVGGIMTASVTRQQLAECMVRDVARARAGVQTQPKVVVASNGLVIALYHRHPEFRALIDQADIVDADGMPLIFASRLKHRAPLPERVATTDFLWDAAEHAARHGIRFYLLGAMPGVAARTAELLLERFPDLQIAGIRHGYFDAAETPRICEEIKAAGTDILWVGRGSPMQERFAIEQRENLEGLAWIRTCGGLFDHVGGGMRRAPAYMQKAGLEWLHRAILEPRRLGMRYLLTNPVAVFHLLTKTS, encoded by the coding sequence ATGGAGGCCACCTCCACCCTTCCCACGCTGCGCGTCGGCGGGATCATGACGGCCAGCGTCACGCGCCAGCAACTGGCCGAATGCATGGTGCGTGATGTCGCGCGCGCGCGCGCGGGCGTGCAGACGCAACCCAAGGTCGTCGTCGCCAGCAACGGGCTGGTGATCGCGCTCTATCATCGCCATCCCGAATTTCGGGCGCTGATCGACCAGGCGGATATCGTCGACGCGGACGGAATGCCGCTGATCTTCGCCAGCCGGTTGAAGCATCGCGCGCCGCTGCCCGAACGGGTCGCGACCACCGACTTCCTCTGGGATGCGGCCGAACACGCGGCGCGCCATGGCATCCGCTTCTATCTGCTGGGGGCGATGCCTGGTGTCGCGGCGCGCACCGCCGAACTGCTGCTGGAGCGGTTTCCCGACTTGCAGATCGCCGGGATCCGCCACGGCTATTTCGACGCCGCCGAAACGCCGCGCATCTGCGAGGAGATCAAGGCGGCGGGCACCGACATATTGTGGGTCGGGCGCGGCAGTCCGATGCAGGAACGCTTCGCGATCGAACAGCGCGAAAATCTGGAGGGACTGGCCTGGATTCGCACCTGCGGCGGCTTGTTCGACCATGTCGGCGGCGGGATGCGGCGCGCCCCGGCCTATATGCAGAAGGCGGGCCTCGAATGGTTGCATCGCGCGATACTGGAGCCGCGGCGGCTCGGCATGCGCTATCTGCTGACCAATCCCGTGGCGGTCTTCCACCTGCTGACCAAGACCAGCTGA